In Polaromonas sp. JS666, one genomic interval encodes:
- a CDS encoding 3-hydroxyacyl-CoA dehydrogenase: MKPIYKTVGIVGTGAMGRGIAQIAAQAGSVVKLMDNQAGAAEKAREAICAQWDKLVEKGRMETTAATSHKASLLTAGTLADLADCDLIVEAIVERLDVKKALFAELETIVSAQTVLATNTSSLSVTAIAAALKHPERFAGYHFFNPVPLMKVVEVIAGLKTDAAVCSALADYARQMGHTPVQAQDTPGFIVNHAGRGYGTEALRIVSEGVADFATIDRILRDQAGFKLGPFELMDLTALDVSHPVMESIYHQYYEEARYRPSVITAQRLAGGMLGRKTGEGFYRYADGVMQLPAEAPVPRVAEMPPVWVSPRASRRSELLQLLKNLGAKIETGQSASPQALMVVAPLGFDITTVAVVERLDPARTVGIDMLIDDAATRRRVLATNPATRTDMRDAAHALFARDGKAVSVIRDSGGFVTQRVVATIVNIASDICQQGICSPKDLETAVTLGLGYPLGPLAMGDRYGPTNVLEVLFNMQTVYGDQRYRPSPWLRRRGAIGLSLMHEE, translated from the coding sequence ATGAAACCAATTTACAAAACCGTTGGCATCGTTGGCACGGGTGCCATGGGCCGTGGCATTGCCCAGATTGCGGCGCAAGCCGGGAGTGTCGTCAAGTTGATGGACAACCAGGCGGGCGCGGCGGAAAAGGCGCGGGAGGCCATCTGCGCGCAGTGGGACAAGCTGGTGGAAAAAGGCCGGATGGAAACCACCGCTGCGACCAGCCACAAGGCCAGCCTTCTGACGGCCGGCACGCTGGCCGATCTGGCGGACTGCGATCTGATTGTTGAAGCCATTGTGGAGCGGCTGGACGTCAAGAAAGCCCTGTTCGCCGAACTCGAGACCATCGTGTCGGCGCAAACCGTGCTTGCCACCAACACCTCGTCGCTGTCCGTGACCGCCATTGCGGCCGCGCTCAAACACCCGGAACGCTTTGCCGGCTACCACTTTTTTAATCCCGTTCCGCTGATGAAGGTGGTGGAGGTCATCGCCGGCCTGAAAACTGATGCGGCGGTGTGCAGCGCACTGGCCGACTACGCCCGCCAGATGGGGCACACGCCGGTGCAGGCCCAGGACACTCCCGGCTTCATCGTCAACCATGCGGGGCGGGGCTATGGCACCGAAGCGCTGCGCATCGTCAGCGAAGGCGTGGCTGATTTCGCCACCATAGACCGCATCCTGCGGGACCAGGCCGGCTTCAAGCTGGGCCCCTTCGAGTTGATGGACCTGACCGCGCTGGACGTATCGCATCCCGTGATGGAGTCCATTTACCACCAGTACTACGAGGAAGCGCGCTACCGCCCCAGCGTGATCACGGCGCAGCGGCTGGCAGGCGGCATGCTCGGCCGCAAGACCGGCGAAGGCTTTTACCGCTATGCCGACGGTGTGATGCAGCTTCCGGCCGAAGCACCCGTACCCCGGGTCGCCGAGATGCCGCCGGTCTGGGTGTCACCCAGAGCGTCCCGGCGCTCGGAGTTGCTGCAATTGCTGAAAAATCTCGGCGCCAAGATCGAAACCGGCCAGTCCGCATCGCCCCAGGCCCTGATGGTGGTGGCGCCCCTGGGATTTGACATCACCACGGTGGCCGTGGTGGAGCGGCTGGACCCGGCGCGTACCGTGGGTATAGACATGCTGATTGATGACGCGGCGACCCGGCGGCGGGTCCTGGCCACCAACCCGGCCACCCGCACCGACATGCGCGACGCCGCCCATGCCCTGTTCGCCCGGGACGGCAAGGCGGTGAGCGTGATACGGGACAGCGGCGGATTTGTCACGCAGCGCGTCGTGGCCACCATCGTCAACATTGCCAGTGATATCTGCCAGCAAGGCATCTGCAGCCCGAAAGATCTTGAAACCGCCGTGACGCTGGGGCTGGGCTACCCGCTCGGGCCGCTCGCCATGGGCGACCGCTACGGGCCCACCAACGTGCTGGAGGTGCTGTTCAACATGCAAACCGTCTATGGCGACCAGCGCTACCGCCCTTCCCCGTGGCTGCGCCGCCGCGGCGCCATTGGCCTGAGCCTGATGCATGAAGAGTGA
- a CDS encoding oxepin-CoA hydrolase, alternative type, with product MAGAIKSTSEGQTLILTLSNPEFRNALGPEIYAAGIEALNAAENNPEIRSVVITGEGAVFCAGGNLQRLQANRREAPEVQAQSIEGLHNWIDSIRTYPKPVIAAVEGAAAGAGFSLALACDFVVAASNAVFVMSYSTVGLSPDGGGSWSLARSLPRALASELLMGGERISAQRLHDLGLVNKVASAGDALSEALRMAGQLNARAPNALASIKELINEASSNTLSQQLACERDHFVRNLHHSNGGEGIAAFLGKRTPQYR from the coding sequence ATGGCAGGCGCAATCAAAAGTACCAGTGAGGGCCAGACCCTCATCCTGACGCTGAGCAACCCCGAGTTCCGCAATGCGCTGGGGCCGGAGATTTACGCCGCAGGCATTGAGGCCCTCAATGCCGCCGAGAACAACCCCGAAATCCGCAGCGTGGTGATCACCGGCGAGGGCGCGGTGTTTTGCGCGGGCGGCAACCTGCAGCGCCTGCAAGCCAACCGGCGTGAGGCACCCGAGGTCCAGGCCCAGAGCATCGAAGGGCTGCACAACTGGATTGACTCGATACGCACTTATCCCAAACCCGTGATCGCCGCAGTCGAAGGTGCGGCGGCCGGGGCCGGCTTTTCGCTGGCACTGGCCTGCGACTTTGTCGTCGCCGCAAGCAACGCTGTGTTTGTGATGTCCTACAGCACGGTCGGGCTGTCCCCCGACGGTGGCGGCAGCTGGAGCCTGGCGCGCTCTCTGCCACGCGCCCTTGCCAGCGAGCTGCTCATGGGCGGCGAACGCATCAGCGCCCAGCGCCTGCATGACTTGGGCCTGGTGAACAAGGTCGCATCCGCGGGTGATGCCCTGAGTGAAGCGCTCAGGATGGCCGGGCAACTCAATGCGCGCGCGCCCAATGCGCTGGCCAGCATCAAGGAGCTCATCAATGAGGCGTCCTCAAACACCCTGAGCCAGCAACTGGCCTGCGAGCGCGACCATTTCGTGCGCAACCTGCACCACAGCAATGGCGGCGAGGGCATCGCCGCATTCCTGGGAAAGCGCACACCGCAGTACCGCTGA
- a CDS encoding Crp/Fnr family transcriptional regulator: MDDPILTIDERAAINSGRWFSSLSPSLRHDILRCAYVKRYKDGELIAARGDPPEEWIACAKGAVRVSSTSLSGKQITLTYVEPGIWFGDVAIFDGDRRTHDAYAHGDTTILCVAKADFRKILAAHVELYEAMLRLHARRLRQLFGLVEDLNTLPLRARLAKQLLHLVRCYGVPSLADGQEIRIGLQLAQEELAQLLGASRQRVNQELKSMEREEAIRIEPGGLVVRNREALMRISEADMDK, encoded by the coding sequence ATGGACGATCCTATTCTTACGATAGATGAAAGAGCGGCCATCAACAGTGGTCGCTGGTTTTCATCACTGTCCCCGTCCCTGAGGCACGACATCCTGCGATGCGCTTACGTCAAACGCTACAAAGACGGCGAATTGATTGCCGCCCGCGGCGATCCGCCGGAAGAATGGATTGCCTGCGCGAAGGGAGCCGTGCGCGTAAGCTCCACCTCCCTCTCGGGCAAGCAGATCACCCTGACCTATGTCGAGCCAGGCATCTGGTTTGGCGACGTGGCGATTTTCGACGGCGACCGCCGCACGCACGACGCGTATGCGCACGGCGACACCACGATCCTGTGCGTGGCCAAGGCCGATTTCAGAAAAATTCTGGCAGCCCATGTGGAGCTCTACGAGGCCATGCTGCGGCTCCATGCACGGCGCCTGCGTCAGCTCTTCGGCCTGGTGGAAGACCTCAACACCCTGCCCCTGCGCGCGCGCCTGGCCAAGCAGCTGTTGCACCTCGTTCGCTGCTACGGCGTGCCCAGCCTGGCCGACGGCCAGGAGATACGCATCGGCCTGCAGCTGGCCCAGGAGGAGTTGGCCCAGTTGCTGGGTGCCTCCCGCCAGCGCGTCAACCAGGAGCTCAAGTCCATGGAGCGCGAGGAGGCGATCCGCATCGAGCCAGGGGGCCTGGTGGTGCGAAACCGCGAAGCCCTGATGCGCATCTCCGAAGCCGATATGGACAAATAA
- a CDS encoding phosphotransferase family protein: MSNFDHFVGTRAVSGQQAFDIDVLSTYLKQHLEGFEGPLTVEIFKGGQSNPTYKLITPGRSYVMRAKPGPVARLLPSAHAVEREFKVMQGLQGTDVPVARMHCLCEDESVIGRAFYVMEFVEGRVLWDQSLPGMTNTRRGEIYDEMNRVIAALHTVRFAERGLADYGKPGNYFERQIGRWSKQYAASITQPIPEMDSLIQWLPANIPAGARDDSMVSIVHGDFRLDNLMFHPTEPRVLAVLDWELSTLGHPLADFSYHCMAWHIPPGAFRGIGGLDIASLGIPSEAEYIRRYCERTGLATPEALKADWNFYLAYNLFRLAAILQGIAKRVEAGTASSAQAVSSAAGAPLLAGMAWRFALESQR; the protein is encoded by the coding sequence ATGAGCAATTTCGACCATTTTGTAGGCACCCGGGCCGTTTCCGGGCAGCAGGCTTTTGACATCGACGTCCTCAGCACCTATCTGAAACAGCACCTCGAGGGTTTCGAAGGACCGTTGACCGTCGAGATATTCAAGGGTGGCCAGTCCAACCCGACCTACAAGCTGATCACACCGGGGCGGTCTTACGTCATGCGGGCCAAACCGGGCCCTGTGGCCAGGCTGCTGCCGTCGGCCCACGCGGTGGAGCGCGAATTCAAGGTCATGCAGGGCCTGCAGGGCACCGACGTGCCCGTCGCCAGGATGCACTGCCTGTGCGAAGACGAGTCCGTGATCGGGCGGGCTTTTTATGTGATGGAGTTCGTCGAGGGCCGGGTCCTCTGGGACCAGTCCCTGCCCGGCATGACCAACACCCGGCGCGGCGAGATCTATGACGAGATGAACCGCGTGATCGCCGCCCTGCACACCGTGAGGTTTGCGGAACGGGGCCTGGCCGATTACGGCAAGCCCGGCAACTACTTTGAGCGCCAGATTGGCCGCTGGAGCAAGCAGTACGCGGCATCCATTACCCAACCGATTCCCGAGATGGATTCGCTGATCCAGTGGCTGCCAGCCAATATCCCTGCCGGCGCGCGCGATGACAGCATGGTCTCCATCGTGCACGGCGACTTCCGGCTCGACAACCTGATGTTTCATCCCACCGAGCCGCGCGTACTGGCGGTGCTCGACTGGGAGCTGTCCACCCTGGGCCATCCGCTGGCAGACTTCAGCTACCACTGCATGGCCTGGCACATACCACCGGGCGCGTTTCGCGGCATTGGCGGCCTGGACATCGCCAGCCTGGGCATTCCTTCGGAAGCCGAATACATCCGCCGTTATTGCGAGCGCACCGGCCTGGCCACACCCGAAGCCCTCAAGGCCGACTGGAATTTCTACCTTGCCTACAACCTGTTTCGCCTCGCAGCGATTTTGCAGGGCATTGCCAAACGGGTGGAAGCCGGTACCGCCTCCAGCGCGCAGGCGGTCAGCTCGGCAGCGGGTGCACCGCTGCTGGCCGGGATGGCCTGGCGCTTTGCGCTTGAAAGCCAGCGCTGA
- a CDS encoding acyl-CoA dehydrogenase family protein, whose protein sequence is MDFSYTPKVKELQARLLTFMEAHIYPNEARFFREIAENRAKGNAWIPTAIIEELKPKARAAGLWNLFLPHSPRAPEGLSNLEYAPLCEIMGRVPFAAEVFNCSAPDTGNMETIARYGSEANKDQWLEPLLKGEIRSAFLMTEPEVASSDATNIQCRIERDGDHYVLNGLKWWSSGAGDPRCAIYIVMGKTNPEAGRHEQQSMILVPANTPGITVIRPLSVFGYDDAPHGHMEVRLTNVRVPAGNLLLGEGRGFEIAQGRLGPGRIHHCMRSIGSAERALELMCKRLNSRVAFGKPVARQSVWEERIAEARCMIEQARLLTLKAAYMMDTVGNKVAKAEIAMIKVVAPNMACQIIDWAIQAHGGGGVSDDFPLAYAYAHQRTLRLADGPDEVHRASLAKLELAKYLAMPGEIDMPVTRGS, encoded by the coding sequence ATGGATTTCAGCTACACCCCCAAAGTCAAGGAACTGCAGGCGCGCCTGTTGACGTTCATGGAGGCGCATATCTACCCGAACGAGGCCCGCTTCTTTCGGGAAATCGCCGAAAACCGGGCCAAGGGAAACGCCTGGATTCCCACGGCCATCATTGAAGAGCTCAAACCCAAGGCACGCGCCGCCGGCCTCTGGAACCTGTTTTTGCCGCACTCCCCGCGCGCGCCTGAAGGCCTGTCCAACCTCGAATACGCGCCCCTGTGCGAAATCATGGGCCGCGTGCCATTTGCGGCCGAAGTGTTCAACTGCTCGGCGCCCGACACCGGCAACATGGAGACCATTGCACGCTACGGCTCCGAGGCCAACAAGGATCAGTGGCTGGAACCGCTGCTCAAGGGCGAGATCCGTTCGGCCTTCCTGATGACCGAGCCGGAAGTGGCTTCGTCCGACGCCACCAACATCCAGTGCCGCATTGAGCGCGACGGCGATCACTATGTGCTCAATGGCCTGAAATGGTGGTCCTCCGGCGCCGGTGATCCGCGCTGCGCGATTTACATCGTGATGGGCAAGACCAACCCCGAGGCGGGCCGCCACGAGCAGCAGTCGATGATCCTGGTGCCCGCCAACACGCCAGGCATCACCGTGATTCGCCCGCTCTCTGTCTTTGGTTACGACGACGCACCGCACGGCCATATGGAAGTGCGGCTGACCAATGTGCGTGTGCCCGCCGGCAATCTGCTGCTGGGCGAAGGCCGGGGCTTTGAAATTGCCCAGGGCCGTCTTGGCCCCGGACGCATCCACCACTGCATGCGCAGCATCGGGAGTGCCGAGCGTGCGCTGGAGCTGATGTGCAAACGGCTGAACAGCCGCGTGGCCTTCGGTAAACCGGTTGCACGCCAGTCGGTCTGGGAGGAACGCATCGCCGAGGCACGCTGCATGATCGAGCAGGCCCGCCTGCTGACACTCAAGGCCGCCTACATGATGGACACCGTGGGCAACAAGGTCGCCAAGGCCGAGATCGCCATGATCAAGGTGGTGGCGCCCAACATGGCCTGCCAGATCATCGACTGGGCCATCCAGGCGCACGGCGGCGGCGGCGTGTCGGATGATTTCCCGCTGGCTTACGCCTATGCCCACCAGCGGACATTGCGCCTGGCCGACGGGCCGGACGAAGTACACCGCGCCTCCCTGGCCAAGCTGGAACTGGCCAAATACCTGGCGATGCCCGGTGAGATCGACATGCCCGTGACGCGCGGCTCCTGA
- a CDS encoding glutathione binding-like protein encodes MINVYSWPTPNGHKVHVMLEECGFRLGRDWQAFPVNIGKGDQFKPDFLAISPNNKIPALVDPHGPDGKPISLFESGAILLYLAAKTGKLLPKSDRLKFQVLQWLMFQMGSVGPMIGQTHHFRQYAPEKIDYAVNRYTNETRRLYGVMDRQLATSKFIACNQYTIADVAIFPWLRNWANHGIDWADYPHLKKWFDLVSARPAVQRGVQVLADLRRPLTGDKERDILFGKTQYAKR; translated from the coding sequence ATGATCAACGTTTACTCATGGCCCACTCCCAATGGCCACAAAGTCCATGTCATGCTCGAGGAGTGCGGCTTTCGCCTCGGCCGTGACTGGCAGGCCTTTCCGGTCAACATCGGCAAAGGCGACCAGTTCAAGCCCGACTTTCTCGCCATCAGCCCCAACAACAAGATTCCCGCACTGGTCGACCCCCATGGCCCGGACGGCAAGCCCATTTCGCTGTTTGAATCCGGCGCCATTTTGCTCTACCTGGCCGCCAAAACCGGCAAGCTGCTGCCGAAAAGCGACCGGCTCAAATTCCAGGTTTTGCAATGGCTGATGTTCCAGATGGGCAGCGTGGGCCCCATGATCGGCCAGACCCACCACTTTCGCCAGTACGCCCCCGAAAAGATCGACTACGCCGTCAACCGCTACACCAATGAAACCAGGCGGCTCTACGGCGTAATGGACAGGCAGCTGGCCACCAGCAAATTCATCGCCTGCAACCAGTACACCATTGCCGATGTGGCCATCTTCCCCTGGCTGCGCAACTGGGCCAACCATGGCATCGACTGGGCCGACTACCCCCACCTGAAAAAATGGTTCGACCTCGTCAGCGCCCGCCCGGCCGTGCAGCGCGGCGTACAGGTACTGGCGGACCTGCGCCGCCCGCTCACGGGCGACAAGGAACGCGACATCCTGTTTGGCAAAACACAGTACGCAAAGCGGTAA
- a CDS encoding TRAP transporter substrate-binding protein, with protein sequence MRSSISRPGGWKVIRLVPAWAALALLALGSAFAEPLRVAGNFAANHSSSLAMAQFKLDVEKVSSGQIQVEVFPAMQLGSAQDNVDQVRSGKLFMTWISTAYLSRTVPELSVLSIPFLFTDRQLAFKVVDGKVGAMLGGKFAAKGFLPLGFMELGPRQLTNSQRPVRSITDLKGLKLRLQPDEIHIATFQALGANPVKMDIKEVYGALQSGALDAQENPFAVIRDRNFHEVQKYLTNTSHFFDFIVLVANKQRFEALKPEHQKIIQDAATKAVIAQRTSAAAEDIGAIVDLANRGMKFEPVRPSFRADMRKATEGIVDSVRQKAGADLVQATLDAAVR encoded by the coding sequence ATGAGAAGCTCAATATCCCGGCCTGGCGGCTGGAAGGTCATCAGGCTTGTGCCGGCGTGGGCCGCCCTGGCTTTGCTGGCTTTGGGTTCGGCCTTCGCGGAGCCGCTGCGCGTTGCGGGAAACTTCGCAGCGAATCACTCCAGCAGCCTGGCAATGGCCCAGTTCAAGCTGGACGTCGAAAAGGTCTCCAGCGGGCAGATCCAGGTCGAGGTCTTCCCGGCCATGCAGTTGGGCAGTGCCCAGGACAATGTGGACCAGGTTCGCAGCGGGAAGCTGTTCATGACCTGGATCTCGACCGCCTATCTCTCGCGCACCGTCCCGGAGCTGTCGGTACTCAGCATTCCATTTTTGTTTACCGACCGTCAGCTCGCCTTCAAGGTCGTCGACGGCAAGGTTGGCGCCATGCTGGGAGGCAAGTTTGCCGCCAAAGGTTTTTTACCCCTGGGCTTCATGGAGTTGGGGCCACGTCAGCTGACCAACAGCCAGCGGCCGGTCCGCTCGATCACCGATTTAAAAGGGCTGAAGCTGCGTCTGCAGCCGGATGAAATTCATATCGCGACGTTTCAGGCGCTGGGCGCGAACCCGGTGAAGATGGACATCAAGGAGGTTTATGGCGCGCTGCAGTCCGGTGCGCTGGATGCCCAGGAAAATCCCTTTGCCGTAATTCGGGACAGGAACTTCCATGAGGTGCAGAAATACCTGACCAACACCTCGCATTTTTTCGATTTCATCGTGCTGGTCGCCAACAAGCAAAGGTTCGAAGCGCTCAAGCCGGAGCACCAGAAAATCATCCAGGACGCGGCCACCAAGGCGGTCATCGCGCAGCGGACCTCTGCCGCCGCGGAAGATATCGGCGCGATTGTCGATCTGGCAAACAGGGGCATGAAGTTTGAACCCGTGCGCCCTTCGTTCCGGGCCGACATGCGCAAGGCGACGGAAGGTATCGTCGACAGCGTGCGCCAAAAAGCCGGCGCGGACCTCGTTCAGGCTACCCTGGACGCCGCCGTGCGATAA
- a CDS encoding tyrosine-type recombinase/integrase, with protein MSEKFRFTKPRIEALPPALPGKRDEYRDEALPGLWLRVSSAGVKTYAVLARKKGGALERVTIGTADKLTPENARDKAKKIIADLATGVSHAASARAKRGETTFAELLTDYLSNTTMKPRSLEAYQWLYKKHVEADLGKRKLSDVSVERIRALHKKISKDTPTTANRCVSMVKAAFNWALKEGTYTGANPAGHVKKNTETSRTRYLQPAELAIFFQALEESEEPAKSFFMLCLLTGARRANVLAMRWADISLEDGIWRIPAGDAKAGEEMNIPLVPEAVTLLTRLKIEVADTSPWVFPADSKTGHYQEPKRAWATLRRRSGLADLRIHDLRRTMGSWLVRTGANTAINAKALGHKSMQAAAVYQRIADVDPVRDAMEKATTAFMGGKR; from the coding sequence ATGAGCGAAAAATTCAGATTCACAAAGCCCCGAATCGAAGCATTACCCCCTGCCCTACCTGGTAAGCGCGACGAATACCGGGACGAGGCTTTGCCCGGCTTATGGCTACGCGTCAGCTCGGCAGGCGTGAAAACCTATGCGGTATTGGCTCGAAAGAAAGGCGGCGCATTGGAGCGCGTGACTATTGGCACGGCCGACAAGCTGACGCCCGAAAACGCCCGCGATAAAGCGAAGAAAATCATTGCCGACCTGGCGACCGGCGTAAGCCACGCGGCATCGGCCCGGGCAAAGCGCGGCGAGACAACCTTTGCCGAATTGTTGACCGACTACCTGAGCAACACCACCATGAAGCCGCGAAGCCTTGAGGCGTATCAGTGGCTCTACAAAAAGCACGTCGAGGCCGACTTAGGCAAACGCAAGTTGTCCGATGTTAGCGTTGAGCGGATTCGGGCCCTTCACAAGAAAATCTCCAAGGACACCCCCACCACGGCAAACCGCTGCGTTTCAATGGTCAAGGCTGCGTTCAACTGGGCCCTGAAGGAAGGCACCTACACGGGCGCAAACCCTGCCGGCCACGTCAAGAAAAATACCGAGACTTCCCGCACGCGGTATCTGCAGCCGGCAGAGCTGGCGATATTCTTTCAGGCGCTGGAAGAGTCAGAGGAGCCTGCGAAAAGCTTTTTTATGCTGTGTCTGCTGACCGGCGCGCGGCGCGCCAACGTGCTCGCGATGCGCTGGGCCGATATCAGCCTGGAGGATGGAATATGGCGTATTCCTGCAGGCGATGCGAAGGCCGGCGAAGAAATGAATATCCCGCTAGTTCCCGAAGCCGTAACGCTACTCACAAGGCTAAAAATCGAGGTAGCCGACACGTCGCCCTGGGTGTTCCCTGCTGACAGCAAAACGGGCCATTACCAAGAGCCGAAACGAGCTTGGGCAACCCTGCGCCGCCGTTCTGGATTAGCGGATTTACGCATTCACGACTTGCGGCGAACAATGGGATCCTGGCTTGTCAGGACGGGTGCCAATACCGCGATTAACGCCAAGGCACTCGGCCACAAGTCCATGCAAGCCGCTGCTGTGTATCAGCGTATTGCAGACGTTGACCCGGTTCGCGACGCAATGGAAAAGGCCACCACAGCATTCATGGGAGGCAAGCGATGA
- a CDS encoding helix-turn-helix domain-containing protein: MDNQAVFDPLRNEAESAEFLGVKPTTLQIWRCTKRYPLPYIKVGRLVRYRQSDLEAFLTSRTQGAI; encoded by the coding sequence TTGGACAATCAAGCCGTTTTTGATCCGCTTCGCAATGAAGCTGAATCTGCTGAATTCCTGGGCGTCAAACCCACCACCCTGCAAATCTGGCGTTGCACAAAACGCTATCCGCTGCCCTACATCAAAGTAGGGCGCCTGGTTCGTTACCGTCAAAGCGACCTTGAGGCGTTTTTGACTTCACGCACTCAGGGCGCTATTTAA
- a CDS encoding CHC2 zinc finger domain-containing protein, with translation MGDFIRDQLPEPLSYFESQGLKLSPRGKWRTTECKFHSGSDSMRINTTSGAWVCMSCAAKGGDVLAYHMAANCLDFISAAKDLGAWQDDGKPGKHHRPKPLPATEAIRVLAFESNLTAIAAANLAHGVVLSNKDRARLLVAAGRIQHVAEVFA, from the coding sequence ATGGGTGACTTCATCCGCGATCAACTTCCCGAGCCGCTCAGCTACTTTGAAAGCCAAGGGCTGAAACTGAGCCCGCGCGGGAAGTGGCGCACCACCGAATGCAAGTTCCACAGCGGCAGTGATTCCATGAGGATCAACACCACCAGTGGCGCATGGGTGTGCATGTCCTGCGCTGCCAAGGGTGGCGACGTGTTGGCCTATCACATGGCCGCTAACTGCCTGGACTTCATCAGCGCTGCAAAAGACCTAGGAGCATGGCAGGACGACGGCAAGCCTGGCAAGCACCACCGGCCCAAGCCGCTGCCCGCTACAGAAGCCATCCGCGTGCTGGCGTTTGAATCGAATCTGACGGCCATAGCGGCCGCGAACCTTGCGCATGGCGTAGTGCTATCAAACAAGGATCGTGCGCGTCTCCTGGTGGCTGCCGGCCGCATCCAGCACGTTGCGGAGGTGTTCGCATGA
- a CDS encoding AAA family ATPase, which translates to MNVENYDHFAALLDADAGITETTIPDGVVLINGSDLTPEAVRWLWQYWLALGKLHILAGAPGQGKTTIALAAMATVTIGGRWPDGSRCEPGNVLMWSGEDDPADTLLPRLIAAGADRSRCYFVSGTRIDGELQAFDPARDMEALEYQARAIGGVKLIVVDPVVSAVAGDSHKNTEVRRALQPLVDLASRLDCAVLGISHFSKGGAGSDPASRVVGSIAFTAVARVVLVAAKVRGEDGEDRRILARGKSNIGPDDGGFEYQLEQIEALPGIQASRITWGKAVEGTARELLTDPNETDSNDATSDAGEAVAMLRAELSADHWTPCDTCTQPLKDAGFTKKQIWTASKKLDVKRQKAGMDKGWQWRLRDPGEGTFTTAYPEDSAEGSEGSNILNGESSESSGRLESSVAADSEVF; encoded by the coding sequence ATGAACGTGGAAAACTACGACCACTTCGCAGCGTTGCTGGATGCTGACGCGGGCATAACCGAAACGACTATCCCCGATGGCGTGGTGCTGATTAACGGTAGCGACCTCACCCCGGAGGCTGTGCGCTGGCTTTGGCAATACTGGCTGGCGCTGGGCAAGCTGCACATCCTGGCCGGTGCGCCCGGGCAGGGTAAAACCACCATCGCACTTGCTGCAATGGCAACCGTGACGATTGGCGGACGCTGGCCCGATGGTTCACGCTGCGAACCCGGCAACGTGTTGATGTGGAGCGGCGAGGATGACCCAGCCGACACACTGTTACCCCGTCTTATAGCCGCAGGCGCGGACCGTTCCCGCTGCTACTTCGTGAGTGGCACGCGTATTGATGGCGAGCTGCAAGCGTTTGATCCGGCCCGCGATATGGAGGCGCTGGAGTATCAGGCACGCGCCATCGGGGGCGTGAAGCTGATTGTTGTTGATCCGGTTGTGTCTGCTGTGGCTGGCGACTCGCACAAAAACACCGAAGTTCGCAGGGCGCTGCAACCGCTGGTTGACCTGGCTAGCCGCCTTGATTGCGCTGTGCTGGGAATCAGCCACTTTTCTAAAGGTGGCGCGGGCAGTGATCCAGCTTCCCGCGTAGTCGGCTCGATTGCCTTTACCGCCGTGGCCCGCGTTGTGCTGGTGGCGGCAAAGGTAAGGGGCGAAGACGGCGAAGACCGCCGGATCCTGGCACGCGGCAAGTCCAACATCGGCCCGGACGATGGCGGGTTTGAATATCAGCTTGAGCAGATAGAAGCCCTGCCGGGGATTCAGGCCAGCCGCATCACATGGGGCAAGGCTGTAGAGGGTACGGCCCGCGAACTGCTGACAGACCCGAACGAAACCGATTCGAACGATGCCACATCGGACGCCGGCGAGGCTGTAGCAATGCTCAGGGCCGAACTGTCCGCCGACCACTGGACACCTTGCGACACCTGCACCCAGCCGCTGAAAGATGCGGGTTTCACGAAAAAGCAGATATGGACCGCATCTAAAAAGCTGGACGTCAAACGTCAAAAAGCCGGCATGGATAAGGGTTGGCAGTGGCGCTTGCGTGACCCCGGCGAGGGAACATTCACCACCGCTTATCCCGAAGATTCCGCCGAAGGTTCCGAAGGCTCCAACATTCTGAACGGGGAATCTTCGGAATCTTCGGGGCGTTTGGAATCTTCGGTGGCCGCTGATTCGGAGGTGTTTTGA
- a CDS encoding terminase, with the protein MFISKPLGNRTATFFLRLQNRMSMARPRKPTSVLELTGSFKAHPERAAARKSEPVPSGEIGDAPSYFDDESRKCWTEIVGMCHVGTLCAADRLIVEHGARVLAALRASPVYADAKLMIRLEATLGKLGLTPADRSKVQVIKPKGNTNPFLRNGAGRR; encoded by the coding sequence ATGTTCATTTCGAAGCCTTTGGGAAACCGGACCGCTACTTTTTTTTTACGTCTCCAAAACAGGATGTCTATGGCACGACCACGCAAACCTACAAGTGTGCTTGAGCTGACAGGCTCTTTCAAGGCCCATCCCGAGCGGGCGGCGGCACGCAAGTCAGAGCCTGTGCCTTCGGGTGAAATCGGTGACGCACCAAGCTATTTTGATGACGAATCCCGCAAATGTTGGACAGAGATTGTCGGTATGTGCCATGTCGGCACGTTATGCGCGGCTGACCGTTTGATTGTTGAGCATGGCGCCAGGGTGCTTGCCGCCTTGCGGGCCAGTCCAGTCTATGCAGACGCAAAGTTGATGATCCGTCTTGAGGCTACTTTGGGGAAATTGGGTCTGACGCCGGCCGACCGCTCAAAAGTCCAAGTCATCAAGCCCAAGGGAAATACGAACCCGTTTTTACGCAACGGAGCGGGCAGGCGATGA